ATCTTATCACAGGTGTCTTCATCCTCGACGCATGCCACCGGTGCAAGGCTTCCCTCTGTCAGGCGTAATATCATTCCGACGGTATATTCTTCCGGTCTTTTTGTCAGAATGTATCCTCCCTGTGCACCACGAATGCTCTTTACATATTTTGCCTTATTTAAAACGGAAATAATCTGCTCTAAATATTTATCTGAAATTTCCTGACGTCTCGCAATATCCTTTAAACTGATCGGCTCTCCGGTATTATTCAGTGCAAGATCCAGCATCAGGCGTAACGCATATCTTCCTTTTGTTGATATTCTCATATTTTCCTCATTTCTGCGCTGTTTTTCATATTTTAGGCTTGCGGATGCAGCGCAGCCGCAAACTTATGAATAAACGATTCTTTTATCATCGTATTAGAAGTATATCCGACTATTCATACCATGTCAATAGGAATTAAAGTATTCGTTAAAATATCTCTTTGCGCCACTGATATTTTGAGAGATCAACACATCCGTCTTTTACCTCTATGCCATCCGCTTCCAAAAGTCCGATCTGCCTGTTTTCGCCACCAAATGCAAAGGCCTCCGAAACTCTCCCCTCACGGTTTACTACCCGGTAACACGGGATTCCCTCCGGATCCGGATTTACATGCAGCGCATAGCCGACCACCCTGGCCCACCTTTTGTTGCCCGCAAGCGCTGCCACCTGTCCATAGGTTGCAACCGTACCGCGTGGAATCTGTTTTACAATGTCATATATTTTTTCGTAGGAATTTTTCTGTTCCATGCTGCTCCTTAAGTATAGACTATGATTCGCTCAGCAGTCTTATTATATCATGAAGCCCGGCTTCATGATCGTGATCTACACTCGCTCTGCTCGGCAGTCTTATTATACCATGGATTACTTTTTTGCGCCATTCACCTTGCAATCATGTTAAGAACATGCTAAAATTTTAATTTGTGTTTTTATAAATTTTTAATACTTTTTATACTTAGGAAAGAATTGGAGTACAAAAGACCTATGAACGAACTAAGACCAAAACTATTTGACGTAATGAAGGGATACACAAAAGAGCAGCTCATCAAAGATATCCTTTCCGGTATCATTGTGGCGATCATTGCTCTTCCACTTTCTATCGCACTTGCGATCGCTTCCGGTGTCGGTCCGGTACAGGGACTCTACACTGCGATCGTTGCCGGATTTTTTATTTCCTTTTTCGGAGGAAGCCGTGTACAGATTGGCGGACCAACTGCCGCATTTGTTGTTATCATCTATGGCATCGTGACCACTTACGGTACAGACGGACTGATTGTCGCAACAATCATGGCAGGTATCATTTTATGTATTATGGGTCTCTGCCATTTTGGTTCCCTGATTAAATATATTCCTTATACGATCACGACAGGTTTTACCTGTGGTATCGCAGTCACCCTGTTTGTCGGACAGATCAAAGATTTTCTTGGACTTGATATGGGTGCTGTTCCTTCTGAATTTATTGAAAAACTTGGCGCCTATGCTGCAAATATCACAACCATCAATCCGGTTACCGTCGCAATCGGTGCCGTTGCACTTGTGATTTTAATTCTGTGGCCGAAAGTAACTGACAAACTGCCGGGATCCCTGATCGCAATTATCGTGACAACTGCCATCGTTTATTTTGCTAAACTGCCGGTCAACACGATCGGAAGTGTTTACGGAGAACTTTCCTCCGAATTTCCGTCTTTCCACATGCCGGCATTCAGCTATAAACTGGTACAGGAACTGATCTCCCCGGCATTTACGATCGCGATTTTAGCCGGTATTGAATCCCTGCTTTCCGCAGTCGTATCTGATGGTATGATCGGTGACACCCACAAGTCAAATGCCGAACTGATCGGTCAGGGACTTGGAAATATTTTTTCCGGCCTGTTTGGCGGAATCCCTGCTACCGGAGCGATTGCCCGTACTGCTGCAAACGTAAGAAACGGCGGACGTACCCCGATCGCAGGTATCACACACTGTATCACTTTAAGCATTATTTTAGTTGTTTTAATGCCGCTTGCTTCCCTAATTCCTATGACAACATTAGCCGCAGTGCTTTTAGTCGTTGCATGGAACATGGCAGACTGGACTTCCTTTTTCCATCTGTGCAAAACTGCTCCAAAGAGTGATATGATCGTACTTGTTGCAACATTTTTCCTGACTGTATTTTTTGACCTTGTCGTTGCCATCGAAGTCGGTGTCGTACTTGCCGCACTTTTATTTATGAAACGTATGGCAGAAACTGCCGATGTCACTGCCTGGAAATATGCAGATGAGCCGGATGTGACCCCTGGCGAAGCCGAGAAAATGCGCGACATTCCACACTCAATCCGTGTATTTGAGATCAGTGGACCGCTGTTTTTCGCCGCAGCCGATGAAATTCTTACAATTACCAGTGACAAGTCAACCAAAGTCATCGTTATCCGTATGCGAAGTGTTCCGGCAATCGATGCGAGTGCAATGCGTTCCCTGCGTGACCTTGCTGCCCGTGCGAAGAAAAAACATATCACTTTGATCTTCTCACATGTCAACGAACAGCCGATGTCCGTTATGAAAAAAGATCACTTTATCGAGCTGATCGGGGAAGAACATTTCCTTCCGAATATTGTGGAAGCTCTCGATTATGCGGAAAATATGGTCGCAGATTCCGGTCATAAGGCTGCGAAATAACAGAATTTATTTATTCTTATGATGATATATCGGATTAGGATGGCTGCACACTTCCTTTTACTGTGTCAGCCATTCTATCTCCGCGTCCTCTGTCGATGTTTCCATCTCTGCCTGACCTTCCCCTTCTTTTAAAACGATGCAGTTGTGATTGTCATCCACCTGAACCTGATAAAAATATTTCAAATCGTCGCTGACACCATTACTGTACTGATATTCCACAAAATACTGCGCTTGTGCCGGTGTTTCGGCAGGTTCGAAACCAAACGACGTCTCTTTGATCTCACAATCCGAATCATATTGATCTAAATACTCCTGAAAAATTGGATCTGTGTATCCTCTTGCAATCTCACTTCGATCATACAGCTCCTGCATCACGGCATCTTCCTCTATACCGGCGGATCCGCTATTTGCTCCACATCCTGCCAAAAACATTCCCATGATAAGCAGCAAACCTGTTATTTTACTCCTGCGCATCGTATGTATACCTCCCCTGCAGAGTCTCATACTCTGCATGCCCGGTGCTCCAGGTTCCTCCTTCCACCAGAAGAGACACTGCCTTGGCATCATAGGCGTCCAGATAAGTATTGACTACGCTTCCAACTGTCGCGTACTCTCCTGCCGTTCCCATCTGATTTACATATTCCTCAAATGTTTTCGACAGATCAAGCGTTATGGTATCCTCTTCCTGTTTAAAATCAAGCACTTTCACATCCGACGGAACCACACCGGCATCGATCAGCGCAGCCATGATATTTTCAGGCGTAAGCGCATCGAGCGATACCGTTTCTGTGTCAAAACCATCTGCATTTTCATTGCTTTTATATATGGTAATATTATTGTCTTCTTTATCAGCATTTTCCCGCCTGCCACAGCCTGATGCTGTCATAAGAACTATCGCTGCTAAAATCAATGCCATTTTCCGTGTTACACTTGTTCGTTTCATATTTTGCCTCCTCTTTTCCA
The Roseburia rectibacter DNA segment above includes these coding regions:
- a CDS encoding RrF2 family transcriptional regulator codes for the protein MRISTKGRYALRLMLDLALNNTGEPISLKDIARRQEISDKYLEQIISVLNKAKYVKSIRGAQGGYILTKRPEEYTVGMILRLTEGSLAPVACVEDEDTCDKMNDCATVLVWKKMNEAINQVVDSITLADLVDYERQRAGEYVI
- a CDS encoding MGMT family protein, coding for MEQKNSYEKIYDIVKQIPRGTVATYGQVAALAGNKRWARVVGYALHVNPDPEGIPCYRVVNREGRVSEAFAFGGENRQIGLLEADGIEVKDGCVDLSKYQWRKEIF
- a CDS encoding SulP family inorganic anion transporter, whose protein sequence is MNELRPKLFDVMKGYTKEQLIKDILSGIIVAIIALPLSIALAIASGVGPVQGLYTAIVAGFFISFFGGSRVQIGGPTAAFVVIIYGIVTTYGTDGLIVATIMAGIILCIMGLCHFGSLIKYIPYTITTGFTCGIAVTLFVGQIKDFLGLDMGAVPSEFIEKLGAYAANITTINPVTVAIGAVALVILILWPKVTDKLPGSLIAIIVTTAIVYFAKLPVNTIGSVYGELSSEFPSFHMPAFSYKLVQELISPAFTIAILAGIESLLSAVVSDGMIGDTHKSNAELIGQGLGNIFSGLFGGIPATGAIARTAANVRNGGRTPIAGITHCITLSIILVVLMPLASLIPMTTLAAVLLVVAWNMADWTSFFHLCKTAPKSDMIVLVATFFLTVFFDLVVAIEVGVVLAALLFMKRMAETADVTAWKYADEPDVTPGEAEKMRDIPHSIRVFEISGPLFFAAADEILTITSDKSTKVIVIRMRSVPAIDASAMRSLRDLAARAKKKHITLIFSHVNEQPMSVMKKDHFIELIGEEHFLPNIVEALDYAENMVADSGHKAAK
- a CDS encoding GerMN domain-containing protein, which produces MKRTSVTRKMALILAAIVLMTASGCGRRENADKEDNNITIYKSNENADGFDTETVSLDALTPENIMAALIDAGVVPSDVKVLDFKQEEDTITLDLSKTFEEYVNQMGTAGEYATVGSVVNTYLDAYDAKAVSLLVEGGTWSTGHAEYETLQGRYTYDAQE